Genomic window (Acropora muricata isolate sample 2 chromosome 11, ASM3666990v1, whole genome shotgun sequence):
CCGTGcataaataaaaaagattatCTTTTGGATTGCCACAATTGTCGCCTAGTAACTAATAGTCATTCCAGGCTACCCACATGTACGCCAGTGTacctttttttcacttttaaagaCTATATCGGGCTGGCAGCGTTGTTGAAATCTAAGGCAGATCTATACTCCCTGGGGTAATgactcaaaattaaaaaattaataaagtaaaCAATTACCAGTACCTTGCTTCGTTCTTAACAATAGCAAGTCTTCAAAATTTTTGATAAGAAATAAGGTAAAGTTAATTTGGTTAGATTTTGTGACTTTTGACATAGAGGTTAAATGTTCTACCAATTACAAAGAATGTATTCATCGAAGCCAAGTGCTCAGGTAAAGCATTGGTCAAAATCTACCGATGACAAAACGTTCTCCACAATTGTGACCAATGGGATGCGAGAAAGGGGGGTTTTGCTTCGTAATTTAAAAACTGTATTTCAATTTATCTGCATTTTAGACAGGCTTTGTTGAATCGTGTTCCACATTTGTAACGATGCGATCTCTGGCAAGAAAACTGcagaagaaaaagaacaagtcTGGAGACTCACTTgaggaaaacaacaaagaaaaacttcGAGGGCATACGTCTGAAActgacaacaaaaacaaagaggaaaaatCAGCATCACCCCGTCTTGGAATTATTCGTTTAGATTACGATTATACTCCAGCCGACGGTGACATCGACTGCCCCGATTCCTTCGATTACGATGTTTACTACAAAGTTGTGCCTGGTCTCACGTTTGAAGTTTGCAAGGAGGGAAAGATGACCGAGGAAGTTGAAAATCGATTTAAGGAGTCCATCAAATGGCTTGtggaagagaaaaaagtcaatgcAATAACTGGTGATTGTGGTTTCATGATTAACTTTCAAGGCATTGCTCGACAAGTCACGAAGATCCCCGTTTCCATGAGCTCCCTTTGCCAGCTTCCAAACGTTACATGCAGCTATGCAGAGAACGAGCAAATCATCATTTTGACGGCGAACGGGAAAGACCTGCGGCACATGAAAAATGTGATCAGTGTTGAGTGTGGTGTGGACACCGAAATTTTGCGTTagaacattgttggatgtgaagaTGTCCCTTACTTTGGTGAAGCAGTTGCTAAAGGCGAGAAAGTAAAAGTTAAAGATGCCCAGCCATGGATCATAAGAAAGGCTTTTAATGCACTTTTGAAGTACCCAAAAAGCAAAGCATTTCTGTTGGAATGCACTGAGTTTCCTCCATATGCAAATGCCATTCGATTTTACACAGGTTTACCAGTCTTTGATGCTATCACAGCATGTCACTTCTTTATCAGTGCATCCAAGGACAACACTATGTTTGGCCTTCAAGGTTGGCAGGATGTATGGGATGGAAAGCATGAAGCCTACCATTATGGAGATAACCTTACGGAAGCTGAAAAAGAGGAACTTGTGAATCCAGTACACTCTGAATAAATTGACGGAAAATGACTCTTTTTCTCTCTTATATATTGGGTAAATGAGTTGCATATTTTGTGAATGTAAAAAACTTATGTCTTTTATAACTTACATGCTAGTTAAGGTCATTGTATTTATATtactcttttgttgttgttttcatattCCACAggtaattatttattattactattgttattattattgttgtcattagCAACAAGCTTAGTGATGTGTAATGGCCGAAATATTCGAAAATAGATCATGTAACCAAACTGTGAAAATTTTTCTCTAGCATCTATTATACTACGACCTGAGAAATTTCtaccatttgattggctgagagcagaggtatttcagctcaatttgaaatacctacatgtaaaaattacagttactatggtaagccaaaatcaccaaataatctcgtcgcacgagttacgcaaaaatggcggaaagatttctagattttgaaatcaggagattcaagaactaaaagaaaattcggaaaaccaaaatactgagaaaagtacaccGACCtagctcaatgtctggaccagctgggccgaaaacaacaacttcaaaaccaatttactggcttacgaagcgaaacaactcgacgaaaacaaacacatggcgttagatgactgaatttctcaggttgtagtataaacaagtaatagcatgaattctacgtgatatttggcataaatacctctcgtgatatttcaaaattgccccaaagtGCCCCAaatatgtaaaacaattttgaaatatcactcgtggtatttatgccaaacaTCACTGCAAACCATGCTATACCTATACAAATATACCTTATAAGTCAGGCCTTGTAAAATTTGAACCTGACCATACCTGACAATTGTGCATTTTTACGGCTTTTTGGCCCTTGCAATCACATAATTAACAGTAACTCTAAAACAACTCAACTTATGCCACATTCAGAATGCGtgacttttattttttatcgACGAGGTACATTTAGGTAAAACGTTTGGAATGTCGCTTGACCAGGAGCGTTGCTGCAGTTGTTTTTAAAAACGAGCGTCTTGAAAAATGgaacaattgttttttttttttttgttttgttagaaaACAAGAGAAATGGGGAAGACCCCTTCCCTTTGGGAGAGGGGTAACGTTGTCACGTCAAATCTCTAAAAGTAGGAAAGCCATATTTACTAAGTATCGTCTGTGCGAATGCTTTTTAATTTATATGTCCTCTTCCGCCTCGTTAGTTATGTAgaggagggtctcaatgggtTTAACCGTTAGTAAAACGGCCAAAAATTTAGCCGTTTGGcgtaaaaatgaaagaattttaaCCGTTAGCCGTAAAAGAATGTTAACCGTAAACCTAACCACAAAATAAGGTCTCGAGATCTTTTGTTGAGTCTGATGTGTTATGTGTTTATGTGTTCTGGTAGCGAGAATTACAAAATCGAAACAGGAAGTGTCGAAAGTGTCTGCATAATTTGTGGCATGGATGACTTGGCGCGAGTTGACAGACTTTTTGACAGCTCTACTATTTTACGACTTTCTAATTTCATTCTGACTGGTTGCGATGGCTGTATTGAAAGCGATAGTAAGTATTTATCGCGCTGGAGAAAAGAAGCCTAGAAAGACATAA
Coding sequences:
- the LOC136889428 gene encoding uncharacterized protein, with the translated sequence MRSLARKLQKKKNKSGDSLEENNKEKLRGHTSETDNKNKEEKSASPRLGIIRLDYDYTPADGDIDCPDSFDYDVYYKVVPGLTFEVCKEGKMTEEVENRFKESIKWLVEEKKVNAITGDCGFMINFQGIARQVTKIPVSMSSLCQLPNVTCSYAENEQIIILTANGKDLRHMKNVISVECDVPYFGEAVAKGEKVKVKDAQPWIIRKAFNALLKYPKSKAFLLECTEFPPYANAIRFYTGLPVFDAITACHFFISASKDNTMFGLQGWQDVWDGKHEAYHYGDNLTEAEKEELVNPVHSE